The genomic DNA TGGCCTATCAGAAGCGGAAACAGGAGGAAATATTGCATCCCTTTCTAAAAGAGAGAGTGACGATAGGTCTGATTTTTCATACGCAGGCATTGTTAATGGCGCGTTATCTGCGGGGGGACATGGATAATTATCCTCCATTCATATGGAAGTGAGTACAAGATATGTTTGTGATTGTAAGTTATGATGTTGCTACTGATGATGGTAAAGGACAGCGCCGTTTGCGCAGGGTGGCTCGTGCATGTATGGATTATGGACAAAGGGTTCAGTATTCTGTGTTTGAATGTATTGTTGATCCGGCACAGTGGACGATGTTGAAGAATAGGTTTATTTCTGAGATTGATCCGCAGAAAGACAGCCTGAGATTTTACTATCTTGGCTCTAACTGGAAACATCGGGTGGAGCATGTCGGCGCAAAGACGCCTGTTGATCAGGAAGGACCGCTGATTATTTAATATATCTGCGAACCTCAAGTTCGCAGGATTTTCCTGCAGGGTTCGCATAGCTTTAAAAGTTATTTATTTTCCGGAGTTATGGAAAAGTTCTTTGACAACTTAATATTTTTTTACACTAAATTTAAGGATTCGCACAAAATAGGAAAAAAAGTTGTTTGCGTTCAATAAGTTATAAGAACACCGTCGCCACTCGTGCAGGGGCGTGGTATGTAAAAAGAATAGAACAAAGCATTTATTAAATGATACTGTAGACATCAGGAGTGCCCCGGTATACGATTACTGTAGAATAAAAGGGGACAGACGTGATTATTCCAGAACCTCGCATCTATATGACGGTCGTGGCATTCTCAGTAATCATTTTTCTCTGTGAAGGTTTTGAGACTGCAACTGCTCAGGAGAGTAATACCGTTCCTGAGCATCAATCTGAGGCAACCACTGTAACACCGGAGAAACCAGTGATGGAAACAGGCCCATGCGCCGCCTCCGAAGTTAGCGGAGAGACATGGCTGGATCAGACGCATAATTTCATGGCCCAAAAATTCTGTGAGCCGGCAATATGGTTTGATAGTTTTTTTGGTGAGGAACATGTTTTGGAGGATCTCCTGCCCGGCACTTTTGTCAAATTGAGAAATTCAGCCAGGTGGACAGAGGGGGAGAACCTTGAATATCTCCCTGATTTCAGTGCCTCGTGGCGACTGCCCCGACTCGAGAAATTGCTGAAA from Nitrospirota bacterium includes the following:
- the cas2 gene encoding CRISPR-associated endonuclease Cas2, with translation MFVIVSYDVATDDGKGQRRLRRVARACMDYGQRVQYSVFECIVDPAQWTMLKNRFISEIDPQKDSLRFYYLGSNWKHRVEHVGAKTPVDQEGPLII